The sequence GAGAAATTTCACCAAGCACCTTGGAATGAGATGGGAGAACTAACAAAGGCTGATCCAAAAAAGGAGTACATAAAAAGAGCCCTTGAGATGATAGGGCTTTCAAAAGGCTATAAGGTTGTCGTTGACTGTGGGAATGGGGCAGGTTCAATTCTATCTCCCTACCTCCAGAGGGAGCTTGGGAACGAAGTTGTTTCCCTTAACTCTCACCCCAGCGGGTTTTTTGTTAGAGAGCTTGAGCCAAATGCTAAAAGCTTAGAAGCTCTTTCAAAGGCTGTAAAGTCCCTTGGAGCTGATGTGGGAATAGCGCACGATGGAGATGCCGATAGAATTGGTGTTGTTGACGACCAAGGTAATTTTGTTGAATATGAAGTCATGCTCTCCCTCATAAGCGGCTACATACTCAGAAAGTTCGGGAAAGGGAAGATTATAACCACTGTGGATGCGGGATTTGCCTTGGATGACTATGTTAAGCCTTTAGGGGGAGAAGTCGTCAGGGTAAAGGTTGGAGACGTTGCAGTTGCAGAGGGTGTAGTAGGAGAAAACGCAGTCTTCGGTGGTGAGCCAAGCGGAACTTGGATAATCCCCCAGTGGAACTTAACTCCAGACGGAATCTTTGCTGGAGCCTTGGTTCTTGAGATGATTGATAAGTTTGGCCCGCTGAGCGAGCTTGCAAAGGAAGTGCCGCGCTACGTGACGTTGAGAGAAAAGATACCCTGTCCAAATGAGAAGAAGGCCAAAGCAATGGAATTCATAAAGAGAGAAGCCCTCCAAAACTTTGAGTACAAAAGGATTATTGACATAGACGGCATCAGGATTGAAAACGACGAGTGGTGGATTTT comes from Thermococcus aggregans and encodes:
- the glmM gene encoding phosphoglucosamine mutase gives rise to the protein MVKYFGTSGIREVVNEKLTPDLALKVGKALGTYLGEGKVVVGMDTRTSGEMLKNALISGLLSTGIDVIDIGLSPTPLTGFAIKLYEADAGVTITASHNPPEYNGIKVWQPNGMAYTSEMENDLERILEEEKFHQAPWNEMGELTKADPKKEYIKRALEMIGLSKGYKVVVDCGNGAGSILSPYLQRELGNEVVSLNSHPSGFFVRELEPNAKSLEALSKAVKSLGADVGIAHDGDADRIGVVDDQGNFVEYEVMLSLISGYILRKFGKGKIITTVDAGFALDDYVKPLGGEVVRVKVGDVAVAEGVVGENAVFGGEPSGTWIIPQWNLTPDGIFAGALVLEMIDKFGPLSELAKEVPRYVTLREKIPCPNEKKAKAMEFIKREALQNFEYKRIIDIDGIRIENDEWWILFRPSGTEPIMRITLEAHTKEKAQELMEKARALVERAIKEA